Proteins encoded together in one Candidatus Eisenbacteria bacterium window:
- a CDS encoding PhoH family protein: MAEEIQQALSLEGVQPLHLLGQADANLRAIEKRFGVVTVLRNGTLTVRGESSAVTGAVEVLRHLAERVRAGHVIGEEDLSYIFSILEEEGAELESAALPESAVVLFGDKKVIRVRSFGQAQYVEAMRGNDIVFGIGPAGTGKTYLAVAVAVRMLREKAVDRIVLARPAVEAGESLGFLPGDLQEKVDPYLRPLYDALHEMISYEKLQRLLQLGVVEIAPLAYMRGRTLGRSFVILDEAQNTTLGQMKMFLTRLGPFSKAAITGDITQIDLPDPSVSGLVRIQSILQGLGGVRFVYLTERDVVRHRLVRDIILAFDKHQASQDLPPGR; encoded by the coding sequence TCCAGCAGGCCCTGTCGCTCGAGGGGGTGCAGCCGCTGCACCTCCTGGGACAGGCGGACGCCAACCTGAGGGCGATCGAGAAGCGCTTCGGGGTCGTGACCGTTCTCCGCAACGGGACGCTGACCGTGCGCGGCGAGAGTTCCGCCGTCACGGGAGCCGTCGAGGTGCTCCGGCACCTCGCCGAACGGGTGCGCGCCGGCCACGTCATCGGCGAGGAGGACCTCTCTTACATCTTCTCGATCCTCGAGGAAGAAGGCGCGGAGCTGGAGTCGGCGGCGCTCCCCGAGTCGGCCGTCGTCCTCTTCGGCGACAAGAAGGTCATCCGTGTCCGATCGTTCGGGCAGGCGCAGTACGTGGAGGCGATGCGGGGAAACGACATCGTCTTCGGGATCGGTCCGGCCGGGACGGGGAAGACCTACCTCGCCGTCGCGGTGGCGGTCCGCATGCTGCGCGAGAAGGCGGTCGATCGAATCGTGCTCGCCCGGCCCGCAGTGGAGGCAGGGGAGAGCCTGGGGTTCCTTCCGGGCGACCTCCAGGAGAAGGTCGATCCCTATCTCCGGCCCCTCTACGACGCGCTCCACGAGATGATCAGCTACGAGAAGCTCCAGCGCCTCCTTCAGCTCGGCGTCGTTGAGATCGCGCCCCTCGCCTACATGCGAGGCAGGACGCTGGGACGCTCCTTCGTCATCCTCGACGAGGCGCAGAACACGACGCTCGGCCAGATGAAGATGTTCCTCACGCGCCTCGGGCCTTTCTCGAAGGCTGCGATCACCGGGGACATCACGCAGATCGACCTTCCCGATCCGAGCGTTTCGGGTCTCGTGCGAATCCAGTCGATCCTCCAGGGTCTCGGGGGGGTCCGCTTCGTCTATCTGACGGAGCGGGATGTCGTGCGCCACCGTCTCGTGCGCGACATCATCCTCGCCTTCGACAAACACCAGGCGTCGCAGGATCTGCCACCGGGGAGATGA